One Xiphophorus maculatus strain JP 163 A chromosome 10, X_maculatus-5.0-male, whole genome shotgun sequence genomic region harbors:
- the LOC102221855 gene encoding neuronal pentraxin-2-like: protein MLSLWCGFLSFCVLICAQPDDGKRYICRAVAVSGDAGCPVTLLPDLSAGGQEEELRNTVMQLRETIVQQKDTISKQLGTINELTTKLSLCASAASDRKSGKGGTWGKDKQNTMGDVPTDPNDSVDSLGKTMQGLKERLENLEQQQMRANLSGASFPSELRELLQRRLGELEKQLLKKVSSLEEEKSQLSNATAAYRLKTESTLNALVERISELEKGAGDFKSPEQFKLSLPQRTNYLYGRITKSLPEMYAFTLCMWIKSSASPGVGTPFSYGVPGQANEIVLIEWGNNPIELLINDKVAQLPLEVRDGKWHHICISWTTRDGQWDAYQDGDKLGAGDNLAAWHPIKPGGVIILGQEQDVVGGRFDAGQAFVGELSQVNIWDRVLKPAEIRSMANCSAYLAGNVVAWLPGSVEVFGRGASKRPLEVCQERLPNF from the exons ATGTTATCTCTCTGGTGCGGGTTTCTCAGCTTTTGCGTGCTAATCTGCGCTCAGCCGGATGATGGGAAGCGGTACATCTGCCGCGCAGTGGCCGTCAGCGGCGACGCCGGCTGCCCAGTGACTTTACTGCCGGACCTGAGCGCCGGCggccaggaggaggagctgcggaACACCGTCATGCAGCTTCGGGAGACCATCGTCCAGCAGAAGGACACCATCTCCAAGCAGCTGGGCACCATCAACGAGCTGACCACCAAGCTGTCCCTCTGCGCCTCGGCCGCCAGCGACCGGAAGTCCGGCAAGGGGGGCACGTGGGGGAAGGACAAGCAGAACACGATGGGAGACGTTCCCACGGACCCCAACGACTCCGTCGACAGCCTCGGAAAAACCATGCAGGGGCTCAAGGAGCGgctggagaacctggag cagcagcagatgaggGCCAACTTGTCGGGCGCCTCGTTCCCCAGCGAGCTGCGGGAGCTGCTGCAGCGCCGCCTGGGGGAGCTGgagaagcagctgctgaagAAGGTCAGCagcctggaggaggagaagagccAGCTGTCCAACGCCACGGCCGCCTACCGGCTGAAGACCGAGAGCACGCTGAACGCGCTGGTGGAGAGGATCAGTGAGCTGGAGAAAG GGGCCGGAGACTTTAAGTCCCCTGAGCAGTTCAAGCTGTCCCTCCCCCAGAGGACCAACTACCTGTACGGCCGCATCACCAAGTCCCTGCCGGAGATGTACGCCTTCACGCTCTGCATGTGGATCAAGTCCAGCGCCAGCCCTGGGGTAGGAACGCCTTTCTCCTACGGAGTTCCGGGCCAAGCCAACGAGATCGTCCTGATCGAGTGGGGCAACAACCCCATCGAGCTGCTCATCAACGACAAG GTGGCCCAGCTGCCGCTGGAGGTCCGGGACGGGAAGTGGCACCACATTTGCATCAGCTGGACGACCCGGGACGGCCAGTGGGACGCCTACCAGGACGGAGACAAGCTGGGCGCCGGAGACAACCTGGCAGCTTGGCACCCCATCAAGCCTGGAGGAGTCATCATCCTGGGGCAGGAGCAG GACGTGGTAGGCGGCCGGTTTGACGCGGGCCAGGCCTTCGTGGGGGAGCTGAGCCAGGTGAACATCTGGGACCGAGTCCTGAAGCCGGCCGAGATCCGCTCCATGGCCAACTGCAGCGCCTACCTGGCCGGGAACGTGGTGGCCTGGCTGCCCGGCAGCGTGGAGGTGTTCGGCAGAGGCGCCTCCAAGCGCCCCCTGGAGGTCTGCCAGGAGCGGCTCCCCAACTTCTAG